One segment of Streptomyces sp. XD-27 DNA contains the following:
- a CDS encoding LysR family transcriptional regulator, with translation METRELRYFVAVAEELHFGRAAQRLAMAQPPLSRAIQQLERRLGVVLLHRTARAVALTEAGSVLLREARAALDAVEAAERRTRRAAAEPPGVVLATKAGASSELLSKLLDAYAAEPGAVAVEVMLCGPGEQERLLRDGRADVALLQRPFDTTAGLDTEDLHTEQQVVVLPAGHPLANRPHMSIAEVTTLTDLPLPRWPRRGGGYPDGPGPQVRDHTQLFQLIALGRACAVVPESLRAHLRDDHATVPVPDAPAVTTVIAWPPHSRSKAVADLVRTATRL, from the coding sequence GTGGAGACGCGGGAGCTACGATACTTCGTCGCCGTCGCGGAGGAGTTGCACTTCGGGCGGGCGGCGCAGCGGCTCGCCATGGCGCAACCACCGCTGTCGCGGGCGATCCAGCAGCTCGAGCGGCGGCTCGGAGTGGTTCTGCTGCACCGCACTGCTCGCGCAGTCGCCTTGACCGAGGCCGGGTCGGTGCTTCTGCGGGAGGCCCGGGCCGCACTCGACGCGGTCGAAGCCGCCGAGCGCCGCACCCGCCGCGCAGCTGCCGAACCGCCCGGTGTGGTGCTGGCCACGAAAGCCGGAGCGTCCAGCGAACTGTTGTCGAAGCTGCTGGACGCCTACGCCGCCGAGCCCGGCGCGGTCGCCGTCGAGGTGATGCTGTGCGGGCCCGGCGAGCAGGAAAGGCTGCTGCGCGACGGGCGTGCCGACGTTGCTCTGCTCCAGCGGCCCTTCGACACGACGGCCGGACTCGACACCGAGGACCTGCACACCGAACAGCAGGTCGTGGTCCTGCCCGCGGGGCACCCCTTGGCCAACCGACCCCATATGTCGATAGCCGAGGTCACCACCCTGACGGACCTGCCCCTGCCACGCTGGCCTCGACGGGGCGGGGGCTATCCGGACGGACCTGGCCCGCAGGTGCGCGACCACACCCAGCTGTTCCAGCTGATCGCGCTCGGACGGGCCTGCGCGGTCGTGCCCGAGTCCCTCCGAGCCCACCTGCGCGACGATCATGCGACGGTGCCGGTGCCGGACGCACCGGCTGTCACGACCGTCATCGCCTGGCCACCACACAGCAGATCCAAAGCCGTCGCCGACCTCGTCCGCACCGCGACACGCCTC
- a CDS encoding SDR family oxidoreductase, producing the protein MSEQTIALVTGANKGIGYEIAAGLGSLGWRIGVGARDQQRRDTAVEKLRAAGTDAFGVPLDVTDDASVAAAAELIADRAGGLDVLVNNAAITGGMPQTPTTVDPATVRVVVETNVIGVIRVTNAMLPMLRGSASPRIVNMSSSVGSLILQTTPAIDMGPIPAAYLASKTFLNAVTVQYAKELSDTNILINSGCPGFTATDLNGFQGVRTPHQGAAIAIHLATLPDDGPTGGFFDDGGTVPW; encoded by the coding sequence GTGAGTGAACAGACGATCGCGCTGGTGACCGGTGCGAACAAGGGAATCGGATACGAGATCGCGGCGGGCCTGGGCTCCCTCGGCTGGCGAATCGGCGTGGGCGCGCGGGATCAACAGCGCCGCGACACCGCGGTGGAGAAGCTGCGCGCAGCCGGGACCGACGCGTTCGGCGTTCCGCTCGACGTGACAGACGACGCAAGTGTGGCCGCCGCGGCCGAGCTGATTGCCGACCGCGCCGGAGGGCTCGACGTCCTGGTCAACAACGCCGCGATCACCGGCGGTATGCCGCAGACGCCCACCACGGTCGATCCCGCGACCGTACGAGTCGTCGTGGAAACCAACGTGATCGGGGTCATCCGCGTCACCAACGCGATGCTGCCCATGCTGCGCGGCTCGGCATCGCCGCGGATCGTGAACATGTCCAGCAGCGTCGGCTCGCTCATCCTGCAGACCACGCCCGCCATCGACATGGGCCCGATTCCCGCTGCGTACTTGGCGTCCAAGACCTTCCTCAACGCCGTCACCGTCCAATATGCCAAGGAACTGAGCGACACCAACATCCTGATCAACTCCGGCTGTCCCGGCTTCACCGCCACCGACCTCAACGGCTTCCAGGGCGTCCGCACTCCCCACCAGGGCGCGGCGATCGCGATTCACCTCGCGACCCTGCCCGACGACGGACCGACCGGCGGATTCTTCGACGACGGTGGAACAGTGCCCTGGTGA